DNA sequence from the Candidatus Poribacteria bacterium genome:
CTCAGGCGTATGCCGCTTCGCGCAGCCCCTGAATGTATCCGATGGCGAAGAGACGCCCGATGGACGAATACATCGGGTTGTCGTTGCTGTCGCCTTCCATCGTCGGGACGTGGTCGGGTCGGCACACGCCGTCGTAGCCGACGTCGCGATATGCCTTCATGCACTCGTACATGTCGGTCTTGCCGTCGCCGTGGAACGTCTCGACGAAGCGATCGGGAGTGCCGCGCACGTCCCGGAAATGGACGAAGTGGATCTTCTCCTGCTCGCCGAAGTGGCGGATCACCAACGGCAGGTCGTCGGTCATCAGCGTGAAGTTCCCCTGGCAGAGCGCGATGCCGTTGACGGGGCTCGGCACAAGATCGATCAGCTTCTGGAAGTTCTCGACGCTGCTCATGATGCGACTGATGCCACGTATCGGCGACAGTGGCGGATCGTCGGGATGCATCGCCAGCTTGACGTTGGCTTCCTCGGCGACGGGCACGACGCGCTCGAGGAAGTATTTGAGGTTCTCCCACATCCGCTCTTCGGTGACGACGCCGTGTTCCGTCAACGGTTCGTCCCGCATGTCGTCGTGGTCGTAGCCCGTGACGAGCGCCCCGCCGCGAGACGGGATCGTGCTGGACGTGCGCAGCACGCCGATCCCCGCC
Encoded proteins:
- a CDS encoding TIM barrel protein; translated protein: MIQIAEVFGPQQTSLARLVKQCGVNHVVAGVGLGRIPNASDEEQPWSYSSLARVKAEYAATGFEMAVIESRPPMTKTKLGLPGRDEEIEAACQLIRNMGKLAIPVWCPEFMAGIGVLRTSSTIPSRGGALVTGYDHDDMRDEPLTEHGVVTEERMWENLKYFLERVVPVAEEANVKLAMHPDDPPLSPIRGISRIMSSVENFQKLIDLVPSPVNGIALCQGNFTLMTDDLPLVIRHFGEQEKIHFVHFRDVRGTPDRFVETFHGDGKTDMYECMKAYRDVGYDGVCRPDHVPTMEGDSNDNPMYSSIGRLFAIGYIQGLREAAYA